The following are encoded in a window of Polynucleobacter sp. AP-Kolm-20A-A1 genomic DNA:
- the ruvA gene encoding Holliday junction branch migration protein RuvA produces the protein MIGRIQGTLVSVHPPRLLVDCHGIGYEVDVPMSTLYQLPSAGEKITLLTHFQVREDAQQLFGFATETEREAFRQLIKISGVGSRTALAVLSGMSVNELAQAIALQEAGRLTQVPGIGKKTAERLCLELKGKLAPDLGITGGKPQAIEASSEVLQALLALGYSEKEALLALKQIPPDTSVSDGIRMGLKYLSKA, from the coding sequence ATGATTGGTCGCATACAAGGCACTCTCGTTTCCGTTCACCCTCCTCGACTTCTGGTTGATTGCCATGGCATTGGTTACGAGGTAGATGTGCCGATGAGCACTTTGTATCAACTGCCTTCGGCTGGCGAAAAAATTACGCTTCTCACGCACTTTCAAGTTCGTGAAGATGCGCAGCAACTTTTTGGCTTTGCTACTGAAACTGAACGTGAAGCATTTAGACAACTCATAAAAATTAGTGGTGTTGGCTCCCGTACGGCACTAGCAGTGCTCTCTGGCATGAGTGTTAATGAATTAGCCCAAGCAATTGCGCTGCAAGAGGCCGGTCGACTAACCCAAGTTCCAGGTATCGGCAAGAAAACCGCTGAGCGCCTTTGTTTAGAACTGAAAGGTAAGCTAGCGCCAGACCTTGGCATTACTGGCGGCAAGCCACAAGCAATTGAAGCAAGTAGCGAAGTCCTACAAGCGCTCCTAGCATTGGGCTACTCAGAAAAAGAAGCTTTATTGGCACTCAAACAAATCCCACCAGATACCAGTGTTTCAGATGGCATTCGTATGGGCTTAAAGTATTTATCTAAAGCCTGA
- the ruvB gene encoding Holliday junction branch migration DNA helicase RuvB: MAIHTDDLSSIPEDIPEGNDRIVSGAAGNAEAVFERALRPKQLDEYVGQTKARAQLEIFISATRARQEALDHVLLFGPPGLGKTTLAHIIARELGVNLRQTSGPVLDRPGDLAALLTNLEANDVLFIDEIHRLSPVVEEILYPALEDYSLDIMIGEGPAARSVKIDLKPFTLIGATTRAGMLTNPLRDRFGIVARLEFYTTEELTKIINRSASLLKANIDPEGSIEIAKRARGTPRIANRLLRRVRDYAEVKGTGTITKAMADAALKMLDVDPSGFDVMDRKLLEAILHKFDGGPVGIDNLAAAIGEERDTIEDVLEPYLIQQGYLQRTSRGRVATRQAYEHFGLTPPSGSASLDI; the protein is encoded by the coding sequence ATGGCAATTCATACCGACGATCTAAGCTCAATTCCCGAAGATATCCCGGAAGGTAATGACCGCATTGTGAGCGGCGCAGCCGGAAACGCAGAGGCTGTATTTGAAAGAGCCTTGCGACCTAAGCAACTAGACGAGTATGTTGGACAAACTAAAGCCAGAGCACAATTAGAAATTTTTATTAGTGCTACCAGAGCACGTCAAGAAGCCTTAGATCACGTCCTGCTATTTGGACCCCCCGGCCTTGGCAAAACAACGCTTGCCCACATCATCGCCAGAGAGCTTGGTGTAAATCTCCGCCAAACCAGCGGACCCGTTTTAGATAGACCCGGTGACCTCGCAGCCTTACTCACGAATCTAGAAGCAAACGATGTGCTGTTCATTGATGAAATTCATCGTCTCTCTCCAGTCGTAGAAGAAATTCTGTACCCTGCACTTGAGGACTACAGCCTAGACATCATGATTGGCGAAGGCCCTGCAGCACGCAGCGTCAAAATTGATCTCAAACCTTTCACACTGATTGGCGCAACTACCCGTGCCGGCATGCTCACCAATCCATTGCGTGATCGCTTTGGTATTGTGGCCAGATTAGAGTTCTACACGACAGAAGAACTCACCAAGATCATTAATCGCTCTGCTAGCTTATTAAAGGCAAACATCGATCCAGAGGGTTCTATTGAGATTGCAAAGCGTGCTCGTGGCACTCCGCGTATTGCTAACCGCCTACTCAGAAGAGTGCGTGACTATGCAGAAGTTAAAGGCACCGGCACGATTACTAAAGCCATGGCGGATGCTGCACTCAAGATGCTCGATGTGGATCCGAGCGGCTTTGATGTGATGGATAGAAAATTACTAGAAGCTATCTTGCACAAGTTTGATGGTGGCCCAGTGGGTATCGATAACTTGGCGGCAGCGATTGGCGAAGAGCGCGACACTATTGAAGATGTACTGGAGCCATATTTGATTCAACAAGGCTATCTACAAAGGACCTCGCGCGGCCGAGTAGCTACTCGCCAGGCTTATGAACACTTTGGGTTAACGCCGCCTAGCGGTAGTGCTAGCTTAGATATTTAA
- the tyrS gene encoding tyrosine--tRNA ligase, whose amino-acid sequence MTAKPEQKYPLTPEVFAALEVTKRGCDELLVEVDWVQKLARSQATNTPLRIKLGLDPTAPDIHLGHTVVLNKLRQLQDLGHTVIFLIGDFTSMIGDPSGRNATRPPLTAEEIAVNAETYYRQASMVLDPAKTEVRYNSEWCDPLGARGMIQLAARYTVAQMLERDDFTKRYRSGVPISVHEFLYPLMQGYDSVALKSDLELGGTDQKFNLLVGRELQREYGQEPQCILTMPLLVGLDGVDKMSKSKGNYIGISEPAGEMFGKLLSISDELMWDYFTLLSFRPMAEIDLMKQEVAAGRNPKDCKVLLAQEIVARFHSQAAAEKALEDFNHRAKGGVPDDIPEVNLSGAPMQIASLLKAAGLAPSTSEANRNIEQNGVKIDGATITDKQLKIEAGTYVVQVGKRKFAKVTLA is encoded by the coding sequence ATGACGGCTAAACCAGAACAAAAATATCCTTTGACCCCAGAAGTCTTTGCGGCACTCGAGGTCACTAAACGTGGCTGCGATGAGCTATTGGTGGAGGTCGATTGGGTTCAGAAGTTGGCTCGTAGCCAGGCAACCAATACCCCGCTCAGAATTAAATTGGGTCTAGATCCTACGGCTCCAGATATTCATCTTGGTCATACGGTAGTTTTGAATAAATTGCGCCAGCTACAGGATTTGGGTCATACCGTTATTTTCTTGATTGGTGACTTCACCAGCATGATTGGTGATCCGTCCGGCCGCAATGCTACTCGCCCACCTTTGACTGCTGAAGAGATCGCCGTCAACGCTGAGACCTACTATCGTCAAGCAAGCATGGTGCTTGATCCTGCTAAAACTGAAGTGCGCTACAACAGTGAGTGGTGTGATCCCTTGGGTGCGCGTGGCATGATTCAGTTGGCAGCGCGATATACCGTTGCACAAATGTTAGAGCGCGATGACTTTACAAAACGCTACCGTAGTGGCGTACCCATTTCTGTACATGAGTTCTTGTATCCATTGATGCAAGGTTACGACTCTGTTGCACTCAAGAGTGATTTAGAGCTCGGCGGTACAGATCAAAAATTTAATCTCTTAGTTGGGCGTGAGCTCCAGCGTGAATATGGCCAAGAGCCTCAATGTATTTTGACAATGCCGCTGCTGGTTGGTTTAGATGGCGTGGACAAGATGAGCAAGTCAAAAGGCAATTACATTGGCATCAGCGAACCTGCTGGCGAGATGTTTGGCAAGCTTTTGAGCATCTCCGATGAATTGATGTGGGATTACTTCACATTGCTTTCATTTAGGCCAATGGCTGAAATTGATCTCATGAAACAAGAGGTTGCTGCCGGTCGCAATCCAAAGGACTGCAAAGTACTTCTCGCACAAGAAATCGTGGCACGTTTTCACTCACAAGCGGCAGCTGAAAAAGCATTAGAAGACTTTAATCACCGCGCTAAAGGTGGCGTGCCGGATGACATTCCAGAAGTCAATCTCTCGGGTGCACCAATGCAAATCGCCAGCCTTTTGAAGGCTGCAGGCTTAGCACCATCAACATCCGAAGCTAATCGTAATATTGAGCAAAATGGTGTAAAGATTGACGGCGCAACAATTACTGATAAGCAGTTAAAGATTGAAGCTGGTACTTACGTCGTGCAAGTTGGCAAACGTAAGTTTGCGAAGGTGACGCTAGCTTAA
- a CDS encoding anhydro-N-acetylmuramic acid kinase, with amino-acid sequence MNKPHSLYIGLMSGTSLDGIDAVLAKIGGNGEATALEAISTAFSPALRKALFELQSTGPNELHREKQAGNALALAYADAVEQLLKKAKLQASDIAAIGAHGQTIRHQPHLGDMAYTHQTLNPALLAEKTGIDVIADFRSRDLAAGGHGAPLVPAFHAQQFVEDKNIAILNIGGIANLTLLPKNGEVTGFDCGPGNMLMDAWIHEHQGNAFDANGQWALQGKVNEALLTKMLTDSFFAKAPPKSTGRDDFHLHWLQEKLGGENYLCEDVQATLLHLTAHSALEALARHAPQTQKLIVCGGGARNNALMNLFKVKAQHFLKQPLEITTSDSAGIDPQLVEGLAFAWLAWAHKEKRPANLPAVTGAKGPRILGACYPA; translated from the coding sequence ATGAACAAACCCCATTCCCTCTATATCGGCCTCATGTCTGGCACTAGCCTGGACGGGATAGATGCTGTTCTAGCCAAGATTGGTGGCAATGGGGAGGCAACCGCTCTAGAGGCAATCAGCACAGCTTTCTCACCAGCGCTCCGCAAGGCCTTATTTGAGCTTCAAAGCACTGGCCCCAACGAGCTCCACCGCGAAAAGCAGGCGGGCAATGCGCTAGCCCTAGCTTATGCGGATGCCGTTGAACAGCTCCTGAAAAAGGCCAAACTCCAAGCTTCAGATATTGCTGCTATTGGTGCGCACGGCCAAACCATTCGCCATCAACCCCATCTGGGCGATATGGCTTACACCCACCAAACATTAAACCCAGCTCTCTTGGCAGAAAAGACTGGTATCGATGTCATCGCCGATTTTAGAAGTCGTGATTTAGCTGCTGGTGGTCATGGAGCGCCTTTAGTCCCAGCGTTTCATGCGCAGCAATTTGTAGAAGATAAAAATATAGCAATTCTCAATATTGGTGGCATTGCCAATCTCACCCTACTTCCTAAAAATGGTGAAGTGACAGGCTTTGATTGTGGCCCTGGAAATATGTTGATGGATGCCTGGATACATGAGCACCAAGGCAACGCGTTTGATGCAAATGGTCAATGGGCATTGCAAGGCAAAGTCAATGAGGCATTGCTTACAAAAATGCTGACTGATTCTTTCTTTGCAAAAGCGCCTCCCAAGAGCACCGGTAGAGACGACTTTCACCTGCATTGGCTGCAAGAAAAATTGGGGGGTGAAAATTATCTTTGTGAAGATGTGCAAGCGACCTTGCTACATTTGACAGCGCACTCCGCCCTCGAAGCTTTAGCCCGTCATGCCCCGCAAACCCAGAAGCTGATTGTCTGTGGAGGCGGCGCCCGAAATAACGCCTTGATGAATTTATTCAAAGTCAAAGCACAACATTTTTTAAAGCAGCCTTTAGAAATTACTACTAGCGACTCTGCCGGTATTGATCCACAACTTGTTGAGGGCCTTGCTTTTGCTTGGCTTGCATGGGCTCACAAAGAAAAACGGCCAGCAAATTTGCCAGCCGTTACGGGAGCGAAGGGTCCTAGAATTCTAGGCGCTTGCTATCCAGCTTAA
- the erpA gene encoding iron-sulfur cluster insertion protein ErpA — MTELATKPVEDLAEPPTPLVFTDSAAAKVADLIAEEGNPELKLRVFVQGGGCSGFQYGFTFDDAVNEDDTLFEKNGVTLLVDSMSFQYLVGAEIDYKEDINGSQFVIKNPNAQTTCGCGSSFSA; from the coding sequence ATGACCGAATTAGCGACAAAACCTGTAGAAGACTTGGCTGAGCCACCAACCCCATTGGTGTTCACAGATAGTGCTGCTGCAAAAGTGGCGGACTTGATTGCTGAAGAAGGTAATCCAGAGTTAAAACTCCGTGTATTCGTACAAGGCGGTGGTTGCTCAGGATTTCAGTATGGCTTCACATTTGATGATGCTGTAAATGAAGATGACACTCTCTTTGAAAAGAATGGCGTTACTTTGTTGGTGGATTCAATGAGCTTCCAATATTTAGTTGGCGCTGAGATTGATTACAAAGAAGATATCAATGGCTCACAGTTTGTGATCAAAAATCCAAATGCCCAAACTACTTGTGGCTGTGGATCTTCTTTCTCTGCTTAA
- the argC gene encoding N-acetyl-gamma-glutamyl-phosphate reductase, giving the protein MIKVGIVGGTGYTGVELLRLLAQHPEVELTAITSRTEAGMPVAEMFPSLRGRVALKFTTPDEAKLGDCDVVFFATPHGVAMAQAKELLAKNVKILDLAADFRLKDTKEFAKWYGMEHGCPEILAEAVYGLPEINRDAIKKARVVGLAGCYPTSVQLGLAPLLSPKSTGGKHFIDGSHIISDSKSGTSGAGRKAEIGTLLSEASDNFKAYSVKGHRHLPEIEQGLKAIAGHDQIGLTFVPHLTPMIRGIHSTLYVRLTDAGKDVDYQKLYESFYKDEPFVDVMPAGSHPETRSVRGSNGIRIAIHRPGGGDTLVILVVEDNLVKGASGQGVQCMNLMFGLPETTGLTQIAVSP; this is encoded by the coding sequence ATGATTAAAGTTGGCATCGTAGGTGGCACTGGCTATACCGGAGTGGAATTGCTACGTTTATTGGCGCAGCATCCCGAGGTAGAGCTCACTGCAATTACTTCTCGTACAGAAGCTGGCATGCCAGTAGCTGAGATGTTCCCATCTTTGCGTGGTCGCGTTGCTCTGAAATTTACAACGCCTGATGAAGCTAAGCTCGGTGACTGTGATGTGGTGTTCTTTGCAACACCGCATGGGGTTGCTATGGCGCAAGCAAAAGAATTACTCGCTAAGAATGTGAAAATTTTGGATCTTGCTGCTGACTTTCGTTTGAAGGACACCAAAGAGTTTGCAAAATGGTATGGCATGGAGCACGGCTGCCCAGAAATTTTGGCTGAGGCTGTTTATGGTTTGCCAGAGATTAATCGCGATGCAATTAAAAAGGCGCGTGTAGTAGGTTTGGCAGGTTGCTATCCAACCTCTGTGCAGCTTGGACTTGCACCCTTGCTATCGCCAAAATCAACGGGTGGGAAGCATTTCATCGATGGTTCACATATTATTTCTGATTCGAAGTCAGGCACCTCAGGTGCTGGGCGTAAAGCCGAGATTGGTACCCTCTTGTCTGAGGCAAGTGATAACTTCAAAGCGTATAGCGTTAAAGGCCATCGTCACTTGCCCGAGATTGAGCAAGGCTTAAAAGCAATTGCTGGCCATGATCAAATTGGCTTAACCTTCGTGCCACATTTAACGCCAATGATTAGAGGTATTCATTCGACTTTGTACGTTCGTTTGACTGATGCTGGTAAAGATGTTGATTACCAAAAACTTTATGAGAGCTTCTATAAGGATGAGCCGTTTGTCGATGTCATGCCGGCCGGCAGTCATCCAGAGACTCGCTCTGTGCGGGGCAGCAATGGCATTCGGATTGCGATCCATCGTCCAGGTGGCGGTGATACTTTGGTTATTTTGGTGGTTGAGGACAATTTGGTGAAGGGTGCTTCGGGCCAAGGCGTGCAGTGCATGAACCTGATGTTTGGCTTGCCAGAGACTACAGGCCTTACCCAGATCGCTGTATCACCGTAA
- the rpsI gene encoding 30S ribosomal protein S9 produces the protein MAINYGNWNYGTGRRKSSVARVFIKSGKGEIIVNGKPIDSYFARETSRMIARQPLALTAHLTTFDIKVNVSGGGETGQAGAVRHGVTRALIDYDNALKPTLSKAGLVTRDAREVERKKVGLHGARRRKQFSKR, from the coding sequence ATGGCTATTAATTACGGAAATTGGAATTACGGTACTGGTCGCCGCAAGAGCTCTGTTGCGCGCGTATTCATTAAATCTGGCAAAGGCGAAATCATTGTTAATGGTAAGCCTATCGATTCATATTTTGCTCGTGAAACATCACGCATGATCGCTCGTCAGCCTTTGGCTCTCACAGCCCACTTAACGACCTTTGATATCAAAGTAAACGTTTCTGGTGGCGGTGAAACTGGCCAAGCTGGTGCAGTTCGTCACGGAGTTACTCGTGCATTGATCGACTACGACAACGCTTTGAAGCCAACTCTGTCTAAAGCAGGTTTGGTAACTCGCGATGCTCGTGAAGTTGAGCGTAAAAAAGTTGGTCTGCACGGCGCGCGTCGTCGTAAGCAGTTCAGCAAGCGCTAA
- the rplM gene encoding 50S ribosomal protein L13 codes for MKTFSAKSHEVVHEWFVIDATDKVLGRVASEVALRLRGKHKPEYTPHVDTGDFIVVINSSKLRVTGTKGLNKIYYRHSGYPGGISSTNFDKMQDRFPGRALEKAVKGMLPKGPLGYAMIKKLKVYGDANHPHAAQQPKALEI; via the coding sequence ATGAAAACTTTTTCTGCAAAATCCCATGAGGTAGTGCATGAATGGTTCGTGATTGACGCTACGGACAAAGTCCTCGGTCGTGTCGCCAGTGAAGTGGCACTCCGTCTACGCGGCAAGCACAAGCCTGAATACACCCCACACGTTGATACTGGCGACTTTATTGTTGTCATCAACTCTTCTAAGCTACGTGTCACAGGCACTAAAGGCTTGAACAAAATTTATTACCGTCACAGCGGATACCCAGGCGGTATTAGCTCGACTAACTTCGACAAGATGCAAGACCGTTTCCCAGGTCGCGCTTTGGAGAAGGCTGTGAAAGGTATGTTGCCAAAAGGCCCACTAGGCTATGCCATGATTAAGAAATTAAAAGTCTACGGCGACGCCAATCATCCGCATGCGGCTCAACAGCCAAAAGCGTTAGAGATTTAA
- a CDS encoding OsmC family protein has product MDCRVSWLGNGGMAFSAETGSGHQLKMDGPPDAGGQNSAPRPMELILAGTGGCSAFDVVLILQRAKQAVSACDVRLVAERAEVEPKVFTKINMHFTVKGKDLERSKVERAVKLSHEKYCSATTMLAKTAEITYSIDIVSE; this is encoded by the coding sequence ATGGATTGTCGAGTATCTTGGTTGGGTAATGGCGGAATGGCTTTTTCAGCCGAAACTGGCAGTGGTCACCAACTCAAAATGGACGGGCCGCCAGATGCTGGTGGCCAAAACAGTGCCCCAAGGCCTATGGAGTTAATTTTGGCTGGAACAGGGGGCTGCTCTGCTTTTGATGTGGTTTTAATCCTACAACGCGCAAAACAGGCTGTGAGTGCCTGTGATGTAAGGTTGGTTGCCGAAAGGGCGGAAGTAGAGCCAAAAGTCTTTACCAAGATCAATATGCACTTCACAGTCAAAGGCAAAGACTTAGAGCGGTCAAAAGTGGAGCGTGCCGTCAAACTATCACACGAGAAATACTGCTCAGCAACCACCATGCTGGCAAAGACGGCTGAAATCACCTACAGCATCGACATCGTTTCAGAATAA
- the pyrC gene encoding dihydroorotase: MSNTPSQIQLIQPDDWHLHIRDGEVMKDVLADTARQFARAIIMPNLKPPVTTVDLAKAYQSRIESNLKSLGVSSFTPLMTLYLTDNTSADEVRKAKAAGIVGFKLYPAGATTNSDAGVSDLKHCHAALEVMQAVGMPLLVHGEVTNSEIDIFDREAVFIDTVLEPLRKKFPELKIVFEHITTKQAAHYVRDAGTGGKNTIAATITPQHLLMNRNAIFAGGIRPHNYCLPVLKREEHRVALLEVATSGNPRFFLGTDSAPHAKGAKEAACGCAGCYSAFNALGLYAEAFESVGKLDKLEGFASFFGPDFYSLPRNSKTITLAKQAQNIPAELPLGDATIVPLRAGETIAWSLV; encoded by the coding sequence ATGTCTAATACACCTTCTCAAATTCAGTTGATTCAGCCAGACGATTGGCATTTGCATATTCGTGATGGCGAAGTCATGAAGGATGTATTAGCGGATACCGCGCGTCAATTTGCCCGCGCAATCATCATGCCCAATCTCAAGCCACCAGTGACAACTGTGGATTTAGCTAAAGCTTATCAATCACGTATTGAATCGAATTTAAAGTCTTTAGGAGTAAGTAGTTTTACTCCTTTGATGACGTTGTATCTCACTGACAATACTTCTGCGGACGAGGTTCGTAAGGCTAAGGCTGCAGGCATCGTAGGATTTAAGTTGTATCCAGCAGGTGCAACTACGAATAGTGACGCTGGCGTTAGTGATCTGAAGCATTGCCATGCAGCCTTGGAGGTGATGCAAGCTGTCGGTATGCCACTCTTGGTGCACGGCGAGGTAACCAATTCTGAAATCGATATCTTTGATCGTGAAGCGGTATTTATCGATACAGTACTGGAGCCATTACGCAAAAAATTTCCTGAACTCAAAATTGTCTTTGAGCACATTACGACTAAGCAGGCTGCACACTATGTGCGTGATGCAGGAACCGGCGGAAAAAATACCATTGCGGCAACCATCACTCCTCAGCATTTACTAATGAACCGCAATGCGATTTTTGCCGGCGGTATTCGTCCGCATAATTATTGTTTGCCAGTACTTAAACGCGAAGAACATCGCGTTGCATTATTAGAGGTGGCCACTAGCGGCAACCCTCGTTTCTTTTTGGGAACCGATAGCGCGCCTCATGCGAAGGGTGCTAAAGAGGCTGCCTGTGGTTGCGCGGGTTGTTACAGCGCATTTAACGCATTGGGTTTATATGCCGAAGCGTTTGAGAGTGTTGGCAAGCTTGATAAGTTGGAAGGCTTTGCTAGTTTCTTCGGCCCTGATTTTTATTCTCTGCCACGCAATAGCAAAACCATTACCTTGGCAAAGCAAGCTCAAAACATACCCGCAGAATTGCCATTAGGCGATGCCACCATTGTTCCGCTACGTGCTGGCGAAACGATTGCTTGGTCACTCGTTTAA
- a CDS encoding glycerate kinase, translated as MTQNSFSPSMSATKETILKNAFAAAVAVADPQVIVPQYLAKIFPKGQEPKGRCLVVGAGKASASMASALESYAQAHWPQTQIKGVVLTRYGHNSPTKHIKIIEAGHPVPDQAGMDGAKEILALTNQLEQGNVLIALVSGGGSSLLTLPQEGISIDDMRQTTEALLRSGAPIEEMNVVRKHLSAILGGNLARVAIARGARVEALLISDVTGDSPADIASGPCAADYSTYLDALNILQKYDLDGSAVPASVRNHLKQGLAGEKPETLKDVDLVNAKVTNHVIATAYKSLEAAAAFVRTHGYEPIILGDTITGEAQEVGVEQATLVRDHLNKAIDKPLALISGGECTVTIPAGVKGRGGRCSEYLLSLFAASSDLPNISALAADTDGIDGSEKNAGAWFDGDIRKSSQAAGLAPEKFLLAHDCYGFFAEFGALVETGPTLTNVNDFRIILLDK; from the coding sequence ATGACTCAAAATAGCTTTTCACCTTCCATGTCGGCAACTAAAGAGACAATCCTTAAAAATGCGTTTGCTGCTGCCGTGGCGGTTGCTGATCCACAAGTAATTGTTCCGCAATATTTAGCCAAGATATTTCCAAAAGGGCAGGAGCCGAAGGGTCGGTGCTTGGTGGTGGGTGCCGGCAAAGCCAGCGCATCTATGGCTAGCGCTCTAGAGTCTTATGCGCAAGCACATTGGCCGCAAACACAAATTAAGGGCGTTGTTCTTACGCGATATGGGCATAACTCACCTACCAAGCACATCAAAATCATTGAGGCTGGGCACCCAGTGCCTGATCAGGCGGGTATGGATGGTGCCAAAGAAATCTTAGCGCTCACAAATCAACTAGAGCAAGGCAATGTACTGATTGCCTTGGTATCTGGTGGTGGTTCAAGTTTATTGACCTTGCCACAAGAAGGTATCTCGATTGATGACATGCGCCAAACAACCGAAGCGCTATTGCGTAGTGGTGCTCCAATTGAAGAAATGAACGTAGTTCGCAAGCATCTATCCGCAATCTTAGGTGGTAACTTGGCCAGAGTTGCAATTGCTCGTGGTGCACGAGTAGAAGCGCTATTAATTTCTGATGTCACTGGCGATTCTCCTGCAGATATTGCCAGTGGTCCTTGCGCAGCTGACTACTCTACATATTTAGATGCGCTCAATATTTTGCAAAAATATGATTTAGATGGATCCGCTGTTCCTGCATCCGTGCGCAATCATCTCAAGCAAGGTTTAGCTGGTGAAAAACCAGAGACTCTGAAAGACGTTGATTTGGTGAATGCCAAAGTGACCAATCATGTCATTGCAACGGCATATAAAAGTCTAGAGGCTGCTGCTGCTTTTGTACGCACCCATGGATATGAGCCAATTATTTTGGGCGACACGATTACTGGTGAAGCACAAGAGGTTGGTGTCGAGCAGGCCACTTTAGTGCGTGACCATTTGAACAAAGCGATTGATAAGCCGCTAGCCTTGATCTCCGGCGGTGAATGTACTGTGACTATTCCGGCTGGTGTTAAAGGACGTGGCGGTCGTTGCAGTGAATATTTACTCTCCCTATTTGCAGCCAGTTCTGATTTACCCAATATTTCGGCTTTAGCGGCAGATACTGATGGTATTGATGGCAGCGAAAAGAATGCAGGGGCTTGGTTTGATGGTGATATTCGTAAATCCAGCCAGGCGGCAGGCCTTGCGCCAGAAAAATTCCTGTTAGCGCATGATTGTTATGGCTTCTTTGCGGAATTTGGCGCTTTGGTGGAAACTGGCCCTACACTTACGAATGTGAATGATTTCCGCATCATCTTGCTTGATAAATAA